Part of the Lates calcarifer isolate ASB-BC8 linkage group LG6, TLL_Latcal_v3, whole genome shotgun sequence genome, TTGCACCCTCAATGACTCCTCTCTGTTCATACTGATCTCCCTGTATGCAATTATACTGAGATACCCAGTGTTAAAAAACCAAAGCAGTCTGAGGAAGGAGCCAAAGGCTGCAATCACTTTGGGATCCACTGGCCTATGGTGTATTTTGCTCTACTGATGAAtcttgactgacagaaaatattaaactgaatgTACAAGGCATTCGAACTGATAGGCACAGGATATATTACCCATAACAATAACCATAACTGACAGGTGTaaagtgacatctagtggcaaGAGACTGACAGTGCAAAAACTATAACTGAATCTAGTGTAAACTCAGTGAAGACAGAATAAAATGCATTGTTCCTCTCTAATAGATTAAGTAATGTTATATACGACATGCTATGTGTTCAGACATTTTAACCGTTTGGATTTAACAGAATATGGCCAAATTCAATTATTGCAATATGCAAATATTATTGATGTTTTCAATGTCATACTGAGTGGCTTTTGTTGAATCCTTACAGTTACAGAGAGCCagagttttagtttttagttcTCCATACTGGCACGTCTTGTCATTATGAATGCATTGTTTGTTTCACCTTACTGTAAATCATCCTGTCTGTATGAATCTAATATAGTCACAAACCATTATACGTCCACCTGCCCTCCCCACCTACACGTTGTTGTCATCAAGGGAGTGTCCCTCATCCTTCAGGTGTAGGTAAACTGTTTATTCTTGACCTGAGACAAGAAGTCTGGACTGAGCAGTTTACCCAAAGGATAAGGAACACTCCTTTGATGACAACAGTGTACACACTATAGATAGGGAGGACAGgtggtttgaaagaggagtgaGAGCCCATCTATGTCAAAGTAGAGAAACCATCCatcaacagaggaggaggtctaCAACACCACTTATCCCCCACCTACAATGCTTTTTTCTTGGATTCATAGGGTCCATTTCTCTGCATTGAGAACTTTTACTTTACAagatactttaagtacattatCTTGATTATACTTATACctgacttttacttgtaattgtGTATTTCTACTCATACTTAAGGATCTGAACGCTTTACTACTGGACTTTACACTAACTGTAGTTCTACTGTGACACTGATTGAAGGCCCATTAGAATCCAGTCTGGAATCCTGCATTAAACATTATGACATTATACAGATATTCTACAGTGAACTCTACATTAGTCAGTCATTCTACTGTAACTACTAGACAAGGAACAAGCCAAACCACCAAGccaaaccaaacaaatcaaTCACAATCCTAACAACTGAGAAATGCGCGACACTGCATAGCTGATACAGGTAAAGccactgttttgtttcctctgttaCAACAATGTTTCTGAGGTTGATTCAGTCTGTAACATGCAATAAATGCAATAACAAGTGGAAAGAACTGCCAACCATATCATAATggacacagagactgaaacaggACATCTTCCCACAGAGATGGAATTGTGTGGCATTGTACCTGGGTGTTTAACTGAGAGATATGTCCGACATGGTTTAGTTGACTTTTTAGTTAGAAAAACCTAGAATAAACTTAACCAGACCTTTAAAGCATGTCACTTAAGCTGCACcttttgaaattaattttttaaataatgatactgccatttgtttcagtgtatttatttgttatatatGTTAACCTAAGAATCCTGGTGTAGTTGTGGTATTAATGTGCAAATAAAGGCcatattttttaagaaaatctgACTTAATCTTGATCCATTTTATGTCAAGTTTTTGTATGTGCTAGTTCACTAGCTACATGTTAAAACGTTCTGTTACATGCTCAGCtacacataaaaataacacatacacattttgcTTTCAGCTTTCTCAGTAGAAATGGCATATCAACGATACCCAGTTCGCACAATCTCAGAAAACTATACGATGCTCAAAGTTCTGGGGCAGGGTTGTTACGGACATGTCATCAAATGTTTGAAACGAGACACAGAAGAGACTGTGGCTGTGAAGGtcttaaaacaaagacattcaGAGCTCACAAACATAAGAGAGGTGAGCTACTGTTTGAAAAGATCACAGTTACTTACTGAGGACATTGACTACAAAGCTATCTAAAACTTGCCATTTACCACCAGGTAGCCATACTGGAAAAGCTGAGATGTTTGGACCCTGACAAATATAACATCATCAGATGCCATGAATGGTTCCGGAGGATCAACCAGATCTTCATGGTGTTTGAAATTCTGGATATGAGCGTCTATGATTACATGCGCCAGAGAAAATGGGTTCCTATGCCTTTAGATGGCATAAGGATCATAATCAAAGATGTAAGGATACAGTACCTGATAGAAAGTAGAATTTAAAGCTCTATTGGCTTTCCACTCTGGCACATCCTTCATTGTCTTTGACTTTACTTGTAGTTGGCCACAGCCTTAAATGCCCTGAAAGGTGTAGGACTGATCCATACGGATTTGAAACTAGATAACATCATGCTGGTGGATCATCAGCGACAGCCATTCAGGGTGAGGCTCATTGATTTTGGCCTGACTCTTCACACATTCGAAGCCAAACCAGGAATAGGTGTTCAGCCCCTTTGGCACAGGTATGACCGTGAGATGTTTTTATTAGAATTGCTTGGGTTTCCTGTAAAGAATCCCCAATGTATTTTCTCATGATATTTCACATGATACTTGAGTTTTAGCTAAAAGGGTCAAATTTGAGGCTTGCTTGAAAATGTCTCTAATGTGTGAGGGACATTGATTAATCCAGGCCTTTTCGAGGCTTATTTGCCTTGTCCTGTCCTGTTTGCCTTGTGcatttttatgctttaaaactttaaaacttaaaacttaaaactgctttaaaaactCCATGTTTTTGTATTGCTGTTCTTCCACAATCAGGTCTCCTGAAATCCTTCTTGGCATCAAGTTTACTGAGGCCATTGACATTTGGTCCCTTGGCTCAGTGATGGCCGAGATGCTTTGCGGCTTTGCACTTTTCCCAGGAAGACACAAATATGATGTGGTCAGTACTATTACTGATTCATTTCTACACTGTTCTTAATATACGTATTAACATTATTTTGACATGTATTAATCATGAATCAAgggcatttttttaaatttggcATCTCTAAGAGCAGATGCACCAAAAAAAATGCCAGGAGCTCTGAGCTCTaaggctgtacttaggcacagtggtgctttgagttAAATTCTAAAAATGCTTTCAATATCAAGCTGATATTTAACAAGTTTACCATGTTGACCCCCTTAGTTTAATGTATTGGCATGCTGAATACAAAGTTCAGGTGAGCCTGAGTACAGTACTGGGCAAACTAAATTtctgacctgatggtggcgaTACATGAAAGTAAGGAAATCATTAAAGTGATAACAATTCATCTTGAGgacaaaatgaatgtgtgtaccaCAATTTCTGGCAATCCGTTCAGTAGCTGTTGGGACCTTTCACTCAAAGCCACAAATGTGAATCTTGTTGTGGTACAAGAGGATCACCAACATCAATAggaatcatcctctggggatctTGAATGTCTGTACTAAATTACATGACTTTCCATCCAGTAGTTTATGagctatttcagtctggaccaaagtggttgaccaactgactgacagacacataGACTGACCAGCATTGCCATCCAAAGAGCCATAATAATGTTATGCTGCGTTTTGTATCCAGCTGCGTTTCATCATTGACGTCCTGGGTGAACCTCCTAGGAGACTTCTGAATGATGGGATTAATACAAGGCAGTTCTACCACATTAATCACAAGTACAAGTTATTCAGACGCTGGACATTCAAGGTGTGGTACCAAACCATCTTTGACTTTACTGGCCAAACGTGGATTATTAGTATGAGAGAGTTAAGTCTGATGAACAGACACCTGAAGTGGATTTTGTCTTCTTATAGAAACCAGTGgatttttacagtgaaacagGCATCAAACCAGTGGAAAACAGGAAGCACAAATTTACCTCTCTGGATGACCTGAAAACAGTAGGTTGTCAAGTAGACACTGCCAACTGATGAGCCCAAGAAATAGTCCCTTTCTGTAAGTCAGGGAGTTATTTTGGTTTAAGGTCAGTTTAAACCATCCTTTCACATTTTAGCTGGGTCCACACCAAGAAAACAGCCCAGAGGCTTCTGATAGAAGTGCTTGTGTTGCGCTGTTGAAAGAAATGCTTCAGATGGATCCCAGGAACAGGATTAAACCGAGTAAAGTCTTGGACCATCCATTCATAACAGGGAGCTACATCACCCCATGCAACAGTTCACAGTAAGTCTGCCTTAAAGAGTGGTGTGCCTGACTCTGTACATTAGGCCATTTTGGCACAGAGGATAATAGACAACAGTTGGCACTGAAGATAACTTTACTGCCTGGTATAATGTCTATAGTGGGCAATTTTGAAACGTTTGCTCTCAGCTTGGCGCCTCTCTGACTGTGAGGGGGATTACAATATGCATCTAGGGCAGTTTGTGATAAGTGCATCCATCTTTATTTACCTGTGGAACCTCCCGTAGATGTCATTCAAACTGTTGCCAGGTGTCATTGTGGTTCTGCCAGCTGAGAAGTAGTGCCAGGATGTTCAAGTGTTATTTTCCCTCAGTATATACCTAGTTTGGTAGATGAGAAtcaaagataaaacacataTGGAGTTAGAAAGTATCATGTTagtgattattatcattaacaaTGTATACAAATAATATTTGATGGGTGAGTACAGTGCAGTTCAGCATCAGAGCAAGCATCTTTACTTCCTGTATATTCTTGTTTTCTGTAATGACATTAAAACTATGGAGATAAATAGGGTGGCCCCACCACACCTGCACTTTGAGTTTCTAAATAATT contains:
- the LOC108882104 gene encoding homeodomain-interacting protein kinase 2 produces the protein MAYQRYPVRTISENYTMLKVLGQGCYGHVIKCLKRDTEETVAVKVLKQRHSELTNIREVAILEKLRCLDPDKYNIIRCHEWFRRINQIFMVFEILDMSVYDYMRQRKWVPMPLDGIRIIIKDLATALNALKGVGLIHTDLKLDNIMLVDHQRQPFRVRLIDFGLTLHTFEAKPGIGVQPLWHRSPEILLGIKFTEAIDIWSLGSVMAEMLCGFALFPGRHKYDVLRFIIDVLGEPPRRLLNDGINTRQFYHINHKYKLFRRWTFKKPVDFYSETGIKPVENRKHKFTSLDDLKTLGPHQENSPEASDRSACVALLKEMLQMDPRNRIKPSKVLDHPFITGSYITPCNSSHFQVVQKKMTNNLKADDGDLKLESITNGGKTNPAVDCDVLSISLVPPNNSAPDSASNQASSSINSHTPEASEPEKKKRTGFFSTLRRRISSCIHALRHMRK